In Phalacrocorax aristotelis chromosome 25, bGulAri2.1, whole genome shotgun sequence, the following proteins share a genomic window:
- the ATP8B2 gene encoding phospholipid-transporting ATPase ID isoform X1, producing the protein MFVPEKTADGPLTPCSWRTPMVGDAAPHSLPGPEAPPALPAPLPGSLVRFCVWLITSFRSCWGRGTAHLGFPLHARGYFWLFQTRPCLGLAAGRGAGGLGWGDPRGRGGCCCQGNPVPGYWLATEVEELAPRGSCHGGRAGAGAGFEAAVQSPQIRHTSNCIKTSKYNIVTFLPVNLFEQFQEVANTYFLFLLILQLIPQISSLSWFTTIVPLVLVLTITAVKDATDDYFRHKSDNQVNNRQSQVLISGVLRQEQWMNVRVGDIIKLENNQFVAADLLLLSSSEPHGLCYIETAELDGETNMKVRQAIPVTSELGDTSKLARFDGEVICEPPNNKLDKFGGTLYWKENKYPLSNQNMLLRGCVLRNTEWCFGLVIFAGPDTKLMQNSGRTKFKRTSIDRLMNTLVLWIFGFLVCMGVILAIGNAIWEHEVGVCFQIYLPWDEGVHSAFFSGFLSFWSYIIILNTVVPISLYVSVEVIRLGHSYFINWDKKMYCAKRRTPAEARTTTLNEELGQVEYIFSDKTGTLTQNIMVFSKCSVNGHSYGDVQDVLGHKAELGERPEPVDFSFNPLADPRFQFWDPSLLEAVKLGDPHVHEFFRLLSLCHTVMSEEKSEGELYYKAQSPDEGALVTAARNFGFVFRSRTPKTITVHELGQAITYQLLAILDFNNIRKRMSVIVRSPEGKIRLYCKGADTILLERLHPINQELTNVTTDHLNEYAGEGLRTLVLAYKDLEESYYEDWSERLHRAGTAPEAREDRLARLYDEVEHNMMLLGATAIEDKLQQGVPETIAILTLANIKIWVLTGDKQETAVNIGYSCKMLTDDMTEVFVVTGHTVLEVREELRKAREKMMDASRSMGNGFSYQEKLSSSKLTSVLEAIAGEYALVINGHSLAHALEADMEVEFLETACACKAVICCRVTPLQKAQVVELVKKYKKAVTLAIGDGANDVSMIKTAHIGVGISGQEGIQAVLASDYSFSQFKFLQRLLLVHGRWSYLRMCKFLCYFFYKNFAFTMVHFWFGFFCGFSAQTVYDQYFITLYNIVYTSLPVLAMGVFDQDVPEQRSMEYPKLYEPGQLNLLFNKREFFICIAQGIYTSVLMFFIPYGVFADATRNDGAQLADYQSFAVTVATSLVIVVSVQIGLDTGFWTAINHFFIWGSLAAYFAILFAMHSDGLFQMFPNQFRFVGNAQNTLAQPAVWLTIALTTVVCIMPVVAFRFLKLDLKPELSDTVRYTQLVRKKQKTQHRCMRRVGRVGSRRSGYAFSHQEGFGELIMSGKNMRLSSLALSSFAARPSAGWIETLRKKKGSDSSTTGSPSGAADKMLKV; encoded by the exons ATGTTTGTCCCTGAGAAAACTGCTGACGGGCCATTAACGCCGTGCTCATGGCGCACTCCCATGGTGGGGGATGCAGCCCCCCATTCTCTGCCTGGGCCTGAagcccccccagctctgcctgcacccctgccaGGTTCCCTGGTGCGGTTCTGTGTCTGGCTAATTACGAGCTTCCGGAGCTGCTGGGGGAGGGGCACTGCTCACCTTGGCTTCCCCCTCCACGCCAGAGGTTATTTCTGGCTGTTCCAGACCAGGCCCTGCCTTGGCCTCGCCGCAGGGCGGGGAGCAGGGGGTCTGGGTTGGGGCGACCCtcgggggaggggagggtgctgctgccagggaaaCCCGGTCCCTGGGTACTGGCTGGCGACTGAGGTGGAGGAATTGGCTCCTCGAGGAAGCTGCCATGGAGGtagagcaggggcaggagctgggttTGAGGCTGCTGTCCAGAGCCCCCAGATTAGGCACACG AGCAACTGCATCAAGACTTCCAAGTACAACATCGTCACCTTCCTGCCTGTGAACCTCTTCGAGCAGTTCCAGGAAGTGGCCAACACctatttcctcttcctcctcatcctgcaG ctgaTCCCACAGATATCTTCGCTCTCCTGGTTCACCACTATCGTGCCTTTGGTTCTTGTCTTAACCATCACAGCTGTCAAAGATGCCACCGACGACTAT TTCCGCCATAAAAGCGACAACCAGGTGAACAACAGGCAGTCTCAGGTGCTGATCAGCGGAGT cctcCGGCAGGAGCAGTGGATGAATGTCCGTGTTGGAGACATCATCAAGCTGGAGAACAACCAGTTTGTGGCG GctgacctcctcctcctctccagcagcgAACCCCATGGGTTGTGCTACATAGAGACTGCGGAGCTGGATGG AGAGACCAACATGAAGGTGCGGCAGGCCATCCCCGTCACCTCAGAGCTGGGTGACACCAGCAAGCTGGCTCGGTTTGATG GCGAGGTGATCTGTGAACCCCCCAACAACAAGCTGGACAAGTTTGGCGGGACGCTGTACTGGAAGGAGAATAAGTACCCCCTGAGCAACCAGAACATGCTGCTGCGGGGCTGTGTCCTGCGCAACACTGAGTGGTGCTTCGGCCTTGTCATCTTTGCAG GGCCCGACACGAAACTGATGCAGAACAGCGGCCGGACCAAATTCAAGCGGACAAGCATCGATCGGCTGATGAACACGCTGGTGCTCTGG ATCTTCGGGTTCCTGGTGTGTATGGGGGTGATCCTGGCCATCGGCAATGCCATCTGGGAGCACGAGGTGGGCGTCTGCTTCCAGATCTACCTGCCCTGGGACGAGGGGGTGCACAGTGCCTTCTTCTCTGGCTTCCTCTCCTTCTGGTCCTACATCATCATCCTCAACACTGTGGTGCCCATCTCGCTCTACGTGAG TGTGGAGGTGATCCGTCTCGGGCACAGCTACTTCATCAACTGGGATAAGAAGATGTACTGTGCCAAGCGCCGGACGCCAGCCGAGGCCCGGACCACCACCCTTAAtgaggagctggggcaggtggAGTACATCTTCTCCGACAAGACCGGCACCCTCACCCAGAACATCATGGTCTTCAGCAAGTGCTCTGTGAATGGGCACAGCTATG GTGACGTGCAGGATGTGCTGGGTCACAAGGCGGAGCTGGGAGAG agGCCAGAGCCAGTTGACTTCTCCTTCAACCCGCTGGCCGACCCCCGGTTCCAGTTCTGGGACCCCAGCCTGCTGGAAGCCGTCAAGCTGGGAGACCCCCACGTGCATGAATTCTTCCGCCTGCTCTCGCTCTGCCACACCGTCATGTCCGAGGAGAAGAGCGAAG GGGAGCTGTATTACAAGGCTCAGTCCCCGGACGAGGGAGCGCTGGTCACGGCTGCCAGAAACTTCGGCTTCGTGTTCCGGTCCCGCACGCCCAAGACCATCACGGTGCATGAGCTGGGTCAAGCCATCACTTACCAACTGCTGGCCATCCTGGACTTCAACAACATCCGCAAGCGCATGTCTGTCATCG tcCGCAGCCCCGAGGGCAAGATCCGCCTGTACTGCAAAGGTGCTGACACCATCCTGCTGGAGCGCCTGCACCCGATCAACCAGGAGCTGACCAACGTCACCACTGACCACCTCAAC GAATATGCTGGCGAGGGGCTGCGGACACTGGTGCTGGCCTACAAAGACCTGGAGGAGAGCTACTACGAGGACTGGTCTGAGCGGCTGCACCGAGCTGGCACTGCCCCCGAGGCCCGTGAGGATCGCCTGGCTCGGCTCTACGATGAGGTGGAGCACAATATGATG CTGCTTGGAGCCACGGCCATCGAGGACAAACTGCAGCAGGGGGTCCCTGAAACCATTGCCATCCTGACGCTGGCCAACATCAAGATCTGGGTGCTGACAGGGGACAAACAGG aaacagCTGTGAACATTGGCTACTCCTGCAAGATGCTGACAGACGACATGACGGAGGTGTTTGTGGTTACGGGCCACACTGTGCTGGAGGTGCGAGAGGAGCTCAG GAAAGCGCGGGAGAAGATGATGGACGCGTCACGCTCCATGGGCAATGGCTTCTCCTACCAGGAGAAACtctcctcctccaagctcaCTTCTGTGCTGGAAGCCATCGCGGGCGAATATGCCCTGGTCATCAACGGGCACAGCCTG GCCCACGCGCTGGAGGCTGACATGGAGGTGGAGTTCCTGGAGACAGCATGTGCCTGCAAGGCTGTCATCTGCTGCCGTGTCACGCCCTTGCAGAAAGCCCAGGTGGTGGAGCTGGTGAAGAAGTACAAGAAAGCTGTGACCCTGGCTATCGGGGATGGGGCCAATGACGTCAGCATGATCAAGA CTGCCCACATTGGGGTGGGCATCAGCGGGCAGGAGGGCATCCAGGCGGTGCTGGCCTCCGACTACTCCTTCTCACAGTTCAAGTTCCTGCAGCGCCTGCTCCTGGTGCACGGGCGCTGGTCCTACCTACGCATGTGCAAGTTCCTCTGCTACTTCTTCTACAAGAACTTCGCTTTCACCATGGTCCACTTCTGGTTTGGCTTCTTCTGCGGCTTCTCAGCGCAG ACCGTGTACGACCAGTACTTCATCACACTGTACAACATCGTCTACACGTCGCTGCCTGTGCTCGCCATGGGCGTCTTTGACCAG GATGTGCCGGAGCAGCGGAGCATGGAGTACCCCAAGCTCTACGAGCCTGGGCAGCTGAACCTGCTCTTCAACAAACGGGAGTTCTTCATCTGCATCGCCCAGGGTATCTACACCTCTGTCCTCATGTTCTTCATCCCCTACGGCGTTTTCGCTGACGCCACCCGCAACGATGGTGCCCAGCTGGCCGACTACCAGTCCTTTGCTGTCACCGTTGCCACCTCCCTTGTGATCGTCGTCAGCGTGCAG ATCGGGCTGGATACGGGCTTCTGGACGGCCATCAACCACTTCTTCATCTGGGGTAGCCTGGCCGCCTACTTTGCCATCCTCTTTGCCATGCACAGTGACGGCCTCTTCCAGATGTTCCCCAACCAGTTCCGCTTCGTGG gtAACGCACAGAACACACTTGCCCAGCCCGCCGTCTGGCTGACCATCGCCCTCACCACCGTGGTCTGCATCATGCCTGTCGTGGCCTTCCGCTTCCTCAAGCTGGACCTGAAACCTGAACTCTCAGACACG GTACGCTACACTCAGCTGGTACGGAAGAAGCAGAAGACCCAGCACCGGTGCATGCGGCGCGTGGGGCGCGTGGGTTCGCGCCGCTCCGGCTACGCCTTCTCCCACCAGGAGGGTTTTGGGGAGCTCATCATGTCAGGCAAGAACATGCGGCTCAGCTCCCTGGCGCTCTCCAGCTTCGCCGCCCGCCCCAGCGCCGGCTGGATCGAGACCCTGCGCAAGAAGAAGGGCAGCGACAGCAGCACCACCGGTAGCCCCAGCGGCGCGGCCGACAAGATGCTCAAGGTGTga
- the ATP8B2 gene encoding phospholipid-transporting ATPase ID isoform X2, translating into MFVPEKTADGPLTPCSWRTPMVGDAAPHSLPGPEAPPALPAPLPGSLVRFCVWLITSFRSCWGRGTAHLGFPLHARGYFWLFQTRPCLGLAAGRGAGGLGWGDPRGRGGCCCQGNPVPGYWLATEVEELAPRGSCHGGRAGAGAGFEAAVQSPQIRHTSNCIKTSKYNIVTFLPVNLFEQFQEVANTYFLFLLILQLIPQISSLSWFTTIVPLVLVLTITAVKDATDDYFRHKSDNQVNNRQSQVLISGVLRQEQWMNVRVGDIIKLENNQFVAADLLLLSSSEPHGLCYIETAELDGETNMKVRQAIPVTSELGDTSKLARFDGEVICEPPNNKLDKFGGTLYWKENKYPLSNQNMLLRGCVLRNTEWCFGLVIFAGPDTKLMQNSGRTKFKRTSIDRLMNTLVLWIFGFLVCMGVILAIGNAIWEHEVGVCFQIYLPWDEGVHSAFFSGFLSFWSYIIILNTVVPISLYVSVEVIRLGHSYFINWDKKMYCAKRRTPAEARTTTLNEELGQVEYIFSDKTGTLTQNIMVFSKCSVNGHSYGDVQDVLGHKAELGERPEPVDFSFNPLADPRFQFWDPSLLEAVKLGDPHVHEFFRLLSLCHTVMSEEKSEGELYYKAQSPDEGALVTAARNFGFVFRSRTPKTITVHELGQAITYQLLAILDFNNIRKRMSVIVRSPEGKIRLYCKGADTILLERLHPINQELTNVTTDHLNEYAGEGLRTLVLAYKDLEESYYEDWSERLHRAGTAPEAREDRLARLYDEVEHNMMLLGATAIEDKLQQGVPETIAILTLANIKIWVLTGDKQETAVNIGYSCKMLTDDMTEVFVVTGHTVLEVREELRKAREKMMDASRSMGNGFSYQEKLSSSKLTSVLEAIAGEYALVINGHSLAHALEADMEVEFLETACACKAVICCRVTPLQKAQVVELVKKYKKAVTLAIGDGANDVSMIKTAHIGVGISGQEGIQAVLASDYSFSQFKFLQRLLLVHGRWSYLRMCKFLCYFFYKNFAFTMVHFWFGFFCGFSAQTVYDQYFITLYNIVYTSLPVLAMGVFDQGIYTSVLMFFIPYGVFADATRNDGAQLADYQSFAVTVATSLVIVVSVQIGLDTGFWTAINHFFIWGSLAAYFAILFAMHSDGLFQMFPNQFRFVGNAQNTLAQPAVWLTIALTTVVCIMPVVAFRFLKLDLKPELSDTVRYTQLVRKKQKTQHRCMRRVGRVGSRRSGYAFSHQEGFGELIMSGKNMRLSSLALSSFAARPSAGWIETLRKKKGSDSSTTGSPSGAADKMLKV; encoded by the exons ATGTTTGTCCCTGAGAAAACTGCTGACGGGCCATTAACGCCGTGCTCATGGCGCACTCCCATGGTGGGGGATGCAGCCCCCCATTCTCTGCCTGGGCCTGAagcccccccagctctgcctgcacccctgccaGGTTCCCTGGTGCGGTTCTGTGTCTGGCTAATTACGAGCTTCCGGAGCTGCTGGGGGAGGGGCACTGCTCACCTTGGCTTCCCCCTCCACGCCAGAGGTTATTTCTGGCTGTTCCAGACCAGGCCCTGCCTTGGCCTCGCCGCAGGGCGGGGAGCAGGGGGTCTGGGTTGGGGCGACCCtcgggggaggggagggtgctgctgccagggaaaCCCGGTCCCTGGGTACTGGCTGGCGACTGAGGTGGAGGAATTGGCTCCTCGAGGAAGCTGCCATGGAGGtagagcaggggcaggagctgggttTGAGGCTGCTGTCCAGAGCCCCCAGATTAGGCACACG AGCAACTGCATCAAGACTTCCAAGTACAACATCGTCACCTTCCTGCCTGTGAACCTCTTCGAGCAGTTCCAGGAAGTGGCCAACACctatttcctcttcctcctcatcctgcaG ctgaTCCCACAGATATCTTCGCTCTCCTGGTTCACCACTATCGTGCCTTTGGTTCTTGTCTTAACCATCACAGCTGTCAAAGATGCCACCGACGACTAT TTCCGCCATAAAAGCGACAACCAGGTGAACAACAGGCAGTCTCAGGTGCTGATCAGCGGAGT cctcCGGCAGGAGCAGTGGATGAATGTCCGTGTTGGAGACATCATCAAGCTGGAGAACAACCAGTTTGTGGCG GctgacctcctcctcctctccagcagcgAACCCCATGGGTTGTGCTACATAGAGACTGCGGAGCTGGATGG AGAGACCAACATGAAGGTGCGGCAGGCCATCCCCGTCACCTCAGAGCTGGGTGACACCAGCAAGCTGGCTCGGTTTGATG GCGAGGTGATCTGTGAACCCCCCAACAACAAGCTGGACAAGTTTGGCGGGACGCTGTACTGGAAGGAGAATAAGTACCCCCTGAGCAACCAGAACATGCTGCTGCGGGGCTGTGTCCTGCGCAACACTGAGTGGTGCTTCGGCCTTGTCATCTTTGCAG GGCCCGACACGAAACTGATGCAGAACAGCGGCCGGACCAAATTCAAGCGGACAAGCATCGATCGGCTGATGAACACGCTGGTGCTCTGG ATCTTCGGGTTCCTGGTGTGTATGGGGGTGATCCTGGCCATCGGCAATGCCATCTGGGAGCACGAGGTGGGCGTCTGCTTCCAGATCTACCTGCCCTGGGACGAGGGGGTGCACAGTGCCTTCTTCTCTGGCTTCCTCTCCTTCTGGTCCTACATCATCATCCTCAACACTGTGGTGCCCATCTCGCTCTACGTGAG TGTGGAGGTGATCCGTCTCGGGCACAGCTACTTCATCAACTGGGATAAGAAGATGTACTGTGCCAAGCGCCGGACGCCAGCCGAGGCCCGGACCACCACCCTTAAtgaggagctggggcaggtggAGTACATCTTCTCCGACAAGACCGGCACCCTCACCCAGAACATCATGGTCTTCAGCAAGTGCTCTGTGAATGGGCACAGCTATG GTGACGTGCAGGATGTGCTGGGTCACAAGGCGGAGCTGGGAGAG agGCCAGAGCCAGTTGACTTCTCCTTCAACCCGCTGGCCGACCCCCGGTTCCAGTTCTGGGACCCCAGCCTGCTGGAAGCCGTCAAGCTGGGAGACCCCCACGTGCATGAATTCTTCCGCCTGCTCTCGCTCTGCCACACCGTCATGTCCGAGGAGAAGAGCGAAG GGGAGCTGTATTACAAGGCTCAGTCCCCGGACGAGGGAGCGCTGGTCACGGCTGCCAGAAACTTCGGCTTCGTGTTCCGGTCCCGCACGCCCAAGACCATCACGGTGCATGAGCTGGGTCAAGCCATCACTTACCAACTGCTGGCCATCCTGGACTTCAACAACATCCGCAAGCGCATGTCTGTCATCG tcCGCAGCCCCGAGGGCAAGATCCGCCTGTACTGCAAAGGTGCTGACACCATCCTGCTGGAGCGCCTGCACCCGATCAACCAGGAGCTGACCAACGTCACCACTGACCACCTCAAC GAATATGCTGGCGAGGGGCTGCGGACACTGGTGCTGGCCTACAAAGACCTGGAGGAGAGCTACTACGAGGACTGGTCTGAGCGGCTGCACCGAGCTGGCACTGCCCCCGAGGCCCGTGAGGATCGCCTGGCTCGGCTCTACGATGAGGTGGAGCACAATATGATG CTGCTTGGAGCCACGGCCATCGAGGACAAACTGCAGCAGGGGGTCCCTGAAACCATTGCCATCCTGACGCTGGCCAACATCAAGATCTGGGTGCTGACAGGGGACAAACAGG aaacagCTGTGAACATTGGCTACTCCTGCAAGATGCTGACAGACGACATGACGGAGGTGTTTGTGGTTACGGGCCACACTGTGCTGGAGGTGCGAGAGGAGCTCAG GAAAGCGCGGGAGAAGATGATGGACGCGTCACGCTCCATGGGCAATGGCTTCTCCTACCAGGAGAAACtctcctcctccaagctcaCTTCTGTGCTGGAAGCCATCGCGGGCGAATATGCCCTGGTCATCAACGGGCACAGCCTG GCCCACGCGCTGGAGGCTGACATGGAGGTGGAGTTCCTGGAGACAGCATGTGCCTGCAAGGCTGTCATCTGCTGCCGTGTCACGCCCTTGCAGAAAGCCCAGGTGGTGGAGCTGGTGAAGAAGTACAAGAAAGCTGTGACCCTGGCTATCGGGGATGGGGCCAATGACGTCAGCATGATCAAGA CTGCCCACATTGGGGTGGGCATCAGCGGGCAGGAGGGCATCCAGGCGGTGCTGGCCTCCGACTACTCCTTCTCACAGTTCAAGTTCCTGCAGCGCCTGCTCCTGGTGCACGGGCGCTGGTCCTACCTACGCATGTGCAAGTTCCTCTGCTACTTCTTCTACAAGAACTTCGCTTTCACCATGGTCCACTTCTGGTTTGGCTTCTTCTGCGGCTTCTCAGCGCAG ACCGTGTACGACCAGTACTTCATCACACTGTACAACATCGTCTACACGTCGCTGCCTGTGCTCGCCATGGGCGTCTTTGACCAG GGTATCTACACCTCTGTCCTCATGTTCTTCATCCCCTACGGCGTTTTCGCTGACGCCACCCGCAACGATGGTGCCCAGCTGGCCGACTACCAGTCCTTTGCTGTCACCGTTGCCACCTCCCTTGTGATCGTCGTCAGCGTGCAG ATCGGGCTGGATACGGGCTTCTGGACGGCCATCAACCACTTCTTCATCTGGGGTAGCCTGGCCGCCTACTTTGCCATCCTCTTTGCCATGCACAGTGACGGCCTCTTCCAGATGTTCCCCAACCAGTTCCGCTTCGTGG gtAACGCACAGAACACACTTGCCCAGCCCGCCGTCTGGCTGACCATCGCCCTCACCACCGTGGTCTGCATCATGCCTGTCGTGGCCTTCCGCTTCCTCAAGCTGGACCTGAAACCTGAACTCTCAGACACG GTACGCTACACTCAGCTGGTACGGAAGAAGCAGAAGACCCAGCACCGGTGCATGCGGCGCGTGGGGCGCGTGGGTTCGCGCCGCTCCGGCTACGCCTTCTCCCACCAGGAGGGTTTTGGGGAGCTCATCATGTCAGGCAAGAACATGCGGCTCAGCTCCCTGGCGCTCTCCAGCTTCGCCGCCCGCCCCAGCGCCGGCTGGATCGAGACCCTGCGCAAGAAGAAGGGCAGCGACAGCAGCACCACCGGTAGCCCCAGCGGCGCGGCCGACAAGATGCTCAAGGTGTga
- the ATP8B2 gene encoding phospholipid-transporting ATPase ID isoform X6, translated as MNVRVGDIIKLENNQFVAADLLLLSSSEPHGLCYIETAELDGETNMKVRQAIPVTSELGDTSKLARFDGEVICEPPNNKLDKFGGTLYWKENKYPLSNQNMLLRGCVLRNTEWCFGLVIFAGPDTKLMQNSGRTKFKRTSIDRLMNTLVLWIFGFLVCMGVILAIGNAIWEHEVGVCFQIYLPWDEGVHSAFFSGFLSFWSYIIILNTVVPISLYVSVEVIRLGHSYFINWDKKMYCAKRRTPAEARTTTLNEELGQVEYIFSDKTGTLTQNIMVFSKCSVNGHSYGDVQDVLGHKAELGERPEPVDFSFNPLADPRFQFWDPSLLEAVKLGDPHVHEFFRLLSLCHTVMSEEKSEGELYYKAQSPDEGALVTAARNFGFVFRSRTPKTITVHELGQAITYQLLAILDFNNIRKRMSVIVRSPEGKIRLYCKGADTILLERLHPINQELTNVTTDHLNEYAGEGLRTLVLAYKDLEESYYEDWSERLHRAGTAPEAREDRLARLYDEVEHNMMLLGATAIEDKLQQGVPETIAILTLANIKIWVLTGDKQETAVNIGYSCKMLTDDMTEVFVVTGHTVLEVREELRKAREKMMDASRSMGNGFSYQEKLSSSKLTSVLEAIAGEYALVINGHSLAHALEADMEVEFLETACACKAVICCRVTPLQKAQVVELVKKYKKAVTLAIGDGANDVSMIKTAHIGVGISGQEGIQAVLASDYSFSQFKFLQRLLLVHGRWSYLRMCKFLCYFFYKNFAFTMVHFWFGFFCGFSAQTVYDQYFITLYNIVYTSLPVLAMGVFDQDVPEQRSMEYPKLYEPGQLNLLFNKREFFICIAQGIYTSVLMFFIPYGVFADATRNDGAQLADYQSFAVTVATSLVIVVSVQIGLDTGFWTAINHFFIWGSLAAYFAILFAMHSDGLFQMFPNQFRFVGNAQNTLAQPAVWLTIALTTVVCIMPVVAFRFLKLDLKPELSDTVRYTQLVRKKQKTQHRCMRRVGRVGSRRSGYAFSHQEGFGELIMSGKNMRLSSLALSSFAARPSAGWIETLRKKKGSDSSTTGSPSGAADKMLKV; from the exons ATGAATGTCCGTGTTGGAGACATCATCAAGCTGGAGAACAACCAGTTTGTGGCG GctgacctcctcctcctctccagcagcgAACCCCATGGGTTGTGCTACATAGAGACTGCGGAGCTGGATGG AGAGACCAACATGAAGGTGCGGCAGGCCATCCCCGTCACCTCAGAGCTGGGTGACACCAGCAAGCTGGCTCGGTTTGATG GCGAGGTGATCTGTGAACCCCCCAACAACAAGCTGGACAAGTTTGGCGGGACGCTGTACTGGAAGGAGAATAAGTACCCCCTGAGCAACCAGAACATGCTGCTGCGGGGCTGTGTCCTGCGCAACACTGAGTGGTGCTTCGGCCTTGTCATCTTTGCAG GGCCCGACACGAAACTGATGCAGAACAGCGGCCGGACCAAATTCAAGCGGACAAGCATCGATCGGCTGATGAACACGCTGGTGCTCTGG ATCTTCGGGTTCCTGGTGTGTATGGGGGTGATCCTGGCCATCGGCAATGCCATCTGGGAGCACGAGGTGGGCGTCTGCTTCCAGATCTACCTGCCCTGGGACGAGGGGGTGCACAGTGCCTTCTTCTCTGGCTTCCTCTCCTTCTGGTCCTACATCATCATCCTCAACACTGTGGTGCCCATCTCGCTCTACGTGAG TGTGGAGGTGATCCGTCTCGGGCACAGCTACTTCATCAACTGGGATAAGAAGATGTACTGTGCCAAGCGCCGGACGCCAGCCGAGGCCCGGACCACCACCCTTAAtgaggagctggggcaggtggAGTACATCTTCTCCGACAAGACCGGCACCCTCACCCAGAACATCATGGTCTTCAGCAAGTGCTCTGTGAATGGGCACAGCTATG GTGACGTGCAGGATGTGCTGGGTCACAAGGCGGAGCTGGGAGAG agGCCAGAGCCAGTTGACTTCTCCTTCAACCCGCTGGCCGACCCCCGGTTCCAGTTCTGGGACCCCAGCCTGCTGGAAGCCGTCAAGCTGGGAGACCCCCACGTGCATGAATTCTTCCGCCTGCTCTCGCTCTGCCACACCGTCATGTCCGAGGAGAAGAGCGAAG GGGAGCTGTATTACAAGGCTCAGTCCCCGGACGAGGGAGCGCTGGTCACGGCTGCCAGAAACTTCGGCTTCGTGTTCCGGTCCCGCACGCCCAAGACCATCACGGTGCATGAGCTGGGTCAAGCCATCACTTACCAACTGCTGGCCATCCTGGACTTCAACAACATCCGCAAGCGCATGTCTGTCATCG tcCGCAGCCCCGAGGGCAAGATCCGCCTGTACTGCAAAGGTGCTGACACCATCCTGCTGGAGCGCCTGCACCCGATCAACCAGGAGCTGACCAACGTCACCACTGACCACCTCAAC GAATATGCTGGCGAGGGGCTGCGGACACTGGTGCTGGCCTACAAAGACCTGGAGGAGAGCTACTACGAGGACTGGTCTGAGCGGCTGCACCGAGCTGGCACTGCCCCCGAGGCCCGTGAGGATCGCCTGGCTCGGCTCTACGATGAGGTGGAGCACAATATGATG CTGCTTGGAGCCACGGCCATCGAGGACAAACTGCAGCAGGGGGTCCCTGAAACCATTGCCATCCTGACGCTGGCCAACATCAAGATCTGGGTGCTGACAGGGGACAAACAGG aaacagCTGTGAACATTGGCTACTCCTGCAAGATGCTGACAGACGACATGACGGAGGTGTTTGTGGTTACGGGCCACACTGTGCTGGAGGTGCGAGAGGAGCTCAG GAAAGCGCGGGAGAAGATGATGGACGCGTCACGCTCCATGGGCAATGGCTTCTCCTACCAGGAGAAACtctcctcctccaagctcaCTTCTGTGCTGGAAGCCATCGCGGGCGAATATGCCCTGGTCATCAACGGGCACAGCCTG GCCCACGCGCTGGAGGCTGACATGGAGGTGGAGTTCCTGGAGACAGCATGTGCCTGCAAGGCTGTCATCTGCTGCCGTGTCACGCCCTTGCAGAAAGCCCAGGTGGTGGAGCTGGTGAAGAAGTACAAGAAAGCTGTGACCCTGGCTATCGGGGATGGGGCCAATGACGTCAGCATGATCAAGA CTGCCCACATTGGGGTGGGCATCAGCGGGCAGGAGGGCATCCAGGCGGTGCTGGCCTCCGACTACTCCTTCTCACAGTTCAAGTTCCTGCAGCGCCTGCTCCTGGTGCACGGGCGCTGGTCCTACCTACGCATGTGCAAGTTCCTCTGCTACTTCTTCTACAAGAACTTCGCTTTCACCATGGTCCACTTCTGGTTTGGCTTCTTCTGCGGCTTCTCAGCGCAG ACCGTGTACGACCAGTACTTCATCACACTGTACAACATCGTCTACACGTCGCTGCCTGTGCTCGCCATGGGCGTCTTTGACCAG GATGTGCCGGAGCAGCGGAGCATGGAGTACCCCAAGCTCTACGAGCCTGGGCAGCTGAACCTGCTCTTCAACAAACGGGAGTTCTTCATCTGCATCGCCCAGGGTATCTACACCTCTGTCCTCATGTTCTTCATCCCCTACGGCGTTTTCGCTGACGCCACCCGCAACGATGGTGCCCAGCTGGCCGACTACCAGTCCTTTGCTGTCACCGTTGCCACCTCCCTTGTGATCGTCGTCAGCGTGCAG ATCGGGCTGGATACGGGCTTCTGGACGGCCATCAACCACTTCTTCATCTGGGGTAGCCTGGCCGCCTACTTTGCCATCCTCTTTGCCATGCACAGTGACGGCCTCTTCCAGATGTTCCCCAACCAGTTCCGCTTCGTGG gtAACGCACAGAACACACTTGCCCAGCCCGCCGTCTGGCTGACCATCGCCCTCACCACCGTGGTCTGCATCATGCCTGTCGTGGCCTTCCGCTTCCTCAAGCTGGACCTGAAACCTGAACTCTCAGACACG GTACGCTACACTCAGCTGGTACGGAAGAAGCAGAAGACCCAGCACCGGTGCATGCGGCGCGTGGGGCGCGTGGGTTCGCGCCGCTCCGGCTACGCCTTCTCCCACCAGGAGGGTTTTGGGGAGCTCATCATGTCAGGCAAGAACATGCGGCTCAGCTCCCTGGCGCTCTCCAGCTTCGCCGCCCGCCCCAGCGCCGGCTGGATCGAGACCCTGCGCAAGAAGAAGGGCAGCGACAGCAGCACCACCGGTAGCCCCAGCGGCGCGGCCGACAAGATGCTCAAGGTGTga